A genomic window from Brevibacillus agri includes:
- a CDS encoding Maf family protein, with translation MTTEKHDTLILASSSPRRRELLQALGIPFTVMTSDVDETTAPGLSPAQVVEELSLRKAREVAARLTEGVVLGSDTIVVLDGHILGKPADEADAFRMLSMLQGREHTVYSGVALIDAASGRSEVAHSHTDVKIRPLSEAEIKSYIATKEPMDKAGSYAIQGIGATIVEGITGDYFTVVGLPLCLTSKLLARFGMPIL, from the coding sequence ATGACGACAGAAAAACATGATACGCTCATTCTTGCTTCATCATCGCCCCGCCGAAGAGAACTGCTGCAGGCGCTGGGCATTCCGTTTACGGTGATGACCAGCGATGTGGACGAGACGACTGCGCCTGGCTTGTCTCCTGCGCAAGTGGTAGAGGAGCTGTCCTTGCGCAAGGCTAGGGAAGTAGCCGCCCGCCTGACAGAAGGCGTCGTGCTCGGTTCAGACACGATTGTCGTTCTGGATGGACATATTTTGGGCAAGCCGGCAGACGAAGCGGACGCGTTTCGCATGCTGTCCATGCTCCAGGGGCGAGAGCATACCGTCTATAGCGGCGTGGCCCTGATTGATGCAGCGTCTGGGCGCTCAGAAGTGGCGCACAGCCACACCGATGTGAAAATTCGCCCGTTGAGCGAAGCAGAGATCAAGTCGTACATTGCAACGAAAGAGCCGATGGACAAAGCGGGTTCTTATGCGATTCAAGGGATTGGAGCGACGATCGTGGAAGGGATAACCGGAGATTACTTTACGGTTGTCGGGCTTCCGCTTTGCTTGACCTCCAAGCTGCTCGCGCGTTTCGGGATGCCGATTTTGTAG
- a CDS encoding DUF4321 domain-containing protein → MGKETLTLVFLLVSGLLCGSIVGEILGPWVPFLTKSKTITWSPAADLEILKYDLNFQVKLNLASIGGLALAFWIHRRIK, encoded by the coding sequence ATGGGGAAAGAAACGCTTACACTCGTGTTTCTACTGGTGAGTGGCCTTTTGTGCGGGAGCATCGTCGGGGAAATTCTCGGTCCCTGGGTGCCTTTTCTGACCAAAAGCAAAACGATTACATGGTCACCTGCGGCAGATTTAGAAATTTTGAAGTACGACCTGAACTTTCAGGTAAAACTAAATCTAGCCAGTATCGGGGGGCTTGCCCTCGCGTTTTGGATACATCGACGGATAAAGTAG